One genomic segment of [Phormidium] sp. ETS-05 includes these proteins:
- a CDS encoding metallophosphoesterase produces the protein MELNFRFAVVSDPHVALPHTIWDVPNRFHMLEVSISALELVLQQLTEMELDFLLLPGDLTQHGEAENHIWLANRLAQLPFPAYVIPGNHDVPLAVTDGKSIGWADFPQYYRHLGYENPHQHYYTCHILPGVRLIGLNSNQFDAEGKQIGRLDDAQLAWLEKVLTAKAPDELVLVMVHHNVIEHLPDQAQHPMGRRYMLENAPELLQILRHTGVQLVFTGHLHVQDIAHQDGIYDITTGSLVSYPHPYRIFQFRTDAEGQQWLEIASPRVVNLPEFPNLSQISRNWTGDRSEQFMIRLLSSPPLCIPPTEAKKLAPHLRYFWADLASGDGIFDFPEFPPAVRRYFHRFNATNGNGKHNFIDNCTTLPVGVRNRVAVSHHSGS, from the coding sequence ATGGAGTTAAATTTTCGCTTTGCCGTGGTGAGCGATCCCCATGTGGCGCTCCCTCACACCATCTGGGACGTTCCCAACCGCTTTCATATGCTAGAAGTCAGCATCAGTGCTTTGGAGCTGGTTTTACAGCAGTTGACTGAAATGGAATTAGATTTTTTGCTTCTACCGGGAGACCTGACGCAACATGGGGAAGCAGAAAACCACATTTGGCTAGCTAACCGGTTGGCACAATTGCCATTTCCCGCTTACGTGATACCGGGTAATCACGATGTGCCTTTAGCCGTAACCGATGGCAAGTCGATCGGTTGGGCAGATTTTCCTCAATATTACCGCCACTTGGGCTATGAAAATCCCCACCAGCATTATTACACCTGTCATATACTCCCCGGAGTCCGCCTGATTGGTCTCAATTCTAACCAGTTTGACGCCGAAGGCAAGCAGATCGGGCGTCTCGATGACGCACAACTCGCCTGGTTAGAAAAAGTCCTGACGGCGAAAGCTCCCGATGAGCTGGTGTTGGTGATGGTTCACCATAATGTAATTGAACATCTCCCAGACCAAGCGCAACACCCGATGGGGCGGCGGTATATGCTGGAAAATGCCCCAGAGTTACTGCAAATCCTGCGCCATACCGGAGTACAATTAGTATTTACCGGCCATTTACACGTCCAGGATATTGCCCATCAAGATGGAATTTACGATATCACCACCGGTTCCCTAGTCAGCTATCCCCATCCTTATCGGATTTTTCAGTTTCGCACCGATGCAGAAGGACAGCAGTGGTTAGAAATTGCCTCGCCTCGGGTGGTAAATTTACCAGAATTCCCTAACCTAAGCCAAATTTCCCGCAATTGGACCGGTGACAGAAGCGAACAGTTTATGATCCGGCTCCTGAGCAGCCCTCCTTTATGTATTCCCCCCACAGAAGCCAAAAAGTTAGCCCCTCATCTGCGCTATTTTTGGGCTGATCTTGCTAGCGGCGATGGCATTTTTGACTTTCCCGAATTCCCTCCCGCTGTCCGTCGCTATTTCCACCGGTTTAATGCTACCAACGGCAATGGTAAGCATAATTTTATCGATAATTGTACTACCCTGCCAGTGGGAGTCAGAAACCGGGTTGCTGTGAGTCATCACTCAGGTTCTTAG